A single Anopheles funestus chromosome 2RL, idAnoFuneDA-416_04, whole genome shotgun sequence DNA region contains:
- the LOC125765320 gene encoding helix-loop-helix protein delilah, which produces MRITMRHNNIESISAITFNQQPSMEASMADANNNHNGSSYISLSMAADGAGSLVSEIKKDEKYSLRQRQSRRTTQEIANVSKTTTTTKEKATPKEKPKPKAAPLSKYRRKTANARERSRMREINSAFENLRRAVPVAVAGTSGTSSPVSSPQCSGSAASSEKLTKITTLRLAMKYIRILSDMLHGTTGTLENNNDLDMINHNEIEREVMQKGLLLLEGGYPTGTPGYISSSPAVSPARLPIDPKPTSASSKNNSQQSSTTSSTNPRKRSSNKRATTSSSGRTKKSTPPSSTPNNSRSRGTAGSNGRKATRNSPTLEKIDDNIQLTAPSLLPDPTRPDPLGMDVDLSSVLESDNDSLILSEPCLSPLTAGVGPGVLKSHNFACTNSQSVVPNDGLEFGLFLESDADSLQLSEPCLSPLSHLDSLNPFNDLLHTGFNEQTALELYL; this is translated from the coding sequence ATGCGGATCACGATGCGTCACAACAACATCGAGTCGATCAGTGCGATCACCTTCAATCagcagccatcgatggaagcgTCGATGGCGGATGCAAATAATAACCACAACGGTAGCAGTTATATCAGTCTTTCGATGGCAGCAGACGGGGCCGGATCGCTCGTGTCCGAAATCAAGAAGGATGAAAAGTATTCCCTCCGTCAAAGGCAATCGCGTCGTACCACACAGGAGATTGCAAATGTTAGTAAAACCACGACCACAACCAAGGAGAAGGCGACGCCAAAGGAAAAACCGAAACCCAAAGCGGCCCCCCTCAGCAAGTACCGGCGGAAAACGGCCAATGCACGGGAGCGTAGCCGTATGCGAGAGATCAACAGTGCGTTCGAAAATCTGCGACGAGCTGTACCGGTAGCGGTGGCTGGAACGAGTGGTACTAGTTCCCCCGTTAGTTCTCCTCAGTGTTCGGGAAGTGCGGCATCGAGTGAAAAGCTTACCAAGATTACCACCTTGCGACTGGCGATGAAGTACATTCGGATATTGAGCGATATGCTTCACGGAACTACCGGAACACtcgaaaacaacaacgaccTGGATATGATTAACCACAACGAGATAGAACGGGAAGTGATGCAAAagggtttgctgctgttggaagGTGGATACCCGACAGGCACTCCCGGATACATCTCATCCTCACCCGCCGTATCACCGGCACGACTTCCCATCGATCCTAAACCTACGTCAGCATCTTCCAAAAACAACTCGCAACAATCCAGCACCACCTCATCCACCAATCCTCGGAAGCGATCGTCCAATAAACGGGCAACCACGTCCAGCAGCGGTCGCACCAAGAAATCGACACCACCGAGTTCCACCCCGAACAACTCCAGATCACGGGGAACGGCTGGAAGCAATGGGCGTAAGGCTACCAGAAATTCACCAACGTTGGAAAAGATAGACGATAATATTCAGCTAACGGCGCCCAGTTTACTACCGGACCCTACCCGTCCGGATCCACTCGGAATGGATGTAGATCTAAGCTCGGTGCTCGAGTCGGATAACGACTCACTCATACTATCCGAACCGTGTCTTAGCCCACTGACCGCCGGTGTTGGACCGGGCGTACTTAAATCCCACAACTTTGCCTGCACCAACAGTCAGTCGGTGGTGCCGAACGATGGTCTAGAGTTTGGATTGTTCCTAGAATCGGACGCTGATTCGTTACAACTGTCCGAACCGTGTCTGAGCCCCCTTAGCCATCTCGATTCGTTGAACCCATTCAACGATCTGCTGCATACCGGCTTCAACGAGCAGACGGCACTCGAGCTGTATCTATAA